A section of the Salinisphaera sp. T31B1 genome encodes:
- a CDS encoding hemolysin III family protein: MNSVMDNAQTSRRVNSAGYTLGEEIANAITSGIGTALSIAGLVLMVVYAALEGTVWHVVAVTIFGVSLILSHLSSTLYHAIHPPAAKGVLKIFDHLAIYVLIAGTYTPFTLVNLRGPWGWSLFALIWLLAIGGVVIKLTRLNDVKYLSTAFYVAMGWTVVLVIGPVIEHVAAGGVWLLLAGGISYTVGVIFYAWNRLPYNHAIWHLFVIGGSVFHFFAVLFYVIPLAPSAARMLQ; encoded by the coding sequence ATGAACTCGGTCATGGACAATGCGCAGACGTCGCGTCGCGTCAACAGCGCTGGCTATACGCTAGGGGAAGAAATCGCCAATGCGATCACCTCCGGCATCGGCACGGCCCTGTCCATTGCGGGCCTGGTGCTCATGGTGGTCTATGCCGCCCTTGAAGGCACGGTCTGGCACGTCGTTGCGGTGACGATTTTCGGCGTCTCGCTCATTCTCAGCCATTTGTCGTCGACCCTTTACCACGCCATTCATCCGCCCGCGGCCAAGGGCGTACTCAAGATCTTCGATCATCTGGCGATCTATGTCCTGATTGCCGGCACCTACACGCCGTTTACCCTGGTCAATCTGCGCGGCCCGTGGGGCTGGTCCTTGTTCGCACTGATCTGGCTGCTGGCCATCGGTGGCGTGGTGATCAAGCTCACTCGCCTCAACGACGTCAAGTATCTGTCGACCGCCTTCTATGTCGCCATGGGCTGGACCGTGGTGCTGGTCATCGGTCCGGTGATCGAACATGTGGCCGCCGGCGGAGTATGGCTGCTGCTGGCCGGCGGCATATCCTATACGGTCGGCGTGATCTTCTACGCATGGAACCGCCTGCCGTATAACCACGCGATCTGGCATCTGTTCGTGATTGGCGGCAGCGTGTTCCATTTCTTCGCCGTGCTGTTCTATGTCATACCCTTGGCACCTTCGGCTGCGCGGATGCTTCAGTAG
- a CDS encoding acyl-CoA dehydrogenase: MFATLLKKINDAKLLPKISDTERHALEAGSVWVDGQFFSGNPDFDAMMAESYPQLSAEEQAFLDGPVEELLRRVDTWALRQTRRIPDDIWQFLRENGFFGLIIPKEYGGSGFSVLGRSAVMMKTSGLGPIGTLVVIPNTLGAAELLIAYGTQTQKDKYLPGLARGEYVPCFGLTEPTAGSDAASIKAEGVVFEGEDGAPQIRMNFSKRYITLAPVANLVSLACSLHDPDNLLGKGEHPGISVVMLEKGMKGLHLGEHHLPISAFDNGTIIGEDVVVPAENIVGGADGAGQGWRMLMEQLGGGRAVSLPAGGVALTKASAAAVGPYSIVREQFGIPIGLMEGVEAKVAGIAAMAYTMESARVYVCAGVDNGNHPPVISAILKQQTTEVGQRMVTDGMDVMAGAGVMQGPNNILGAGYIGAPVSVTVEGANILTRTLMIFGQGAVRCHPYALPTLNAIQNDDVPAFRKAILGWLGHSAMNFLRGVVRGLTRGRTVRSPVSGETAQYFRKLGWAASRFAFLTDLAMFLIGGKLKQRGKLSGRFADALSWMLFGLTTLRRFEAEGARKEDLPVVHWALRYSLLQIQQAFEGIYANFDVPVLGWLMRYPGRFWLRINPLSTGPGDRMDRAVAAAIQAPGEQYERIALAGLGNPGAEEPGMGRLLHAWRLVSAAQEATLKVKKALHKKQISAPSLIEALDPAVEAGVIDSEDADRIRDAERARLDAIQVDTFDKETYYRDAQEPDTGASPSLPRAANQ, from the coding sequence ATGTTCGCCACGCTTTTGAAGAAGATCAACGACGCCAAACTTCTGCCCAAGATCTCAGATACCGAACGACACGCCCTTGAGGCCGGCTCTGTCTGGGTCGACGGTCAATTTTTCAGCGGTAATCCCGATTTCGACGCTATGATGGCGGAATCTTATCCGCAGTTGTCGGCCGAAGAGCAGGCGTTCCTGGATGGGCCGGTCGAGGAATTGCTCCGCCGGGTGGACACCTGGGCGCTACGCCAGACCCGTCGGATTCCCGACGATATCTGGCAGTTCTTGAGGGAAAATGGCTTTTTCGGATTGATCATTCCGAAGGAGTACGGCGGTTCCGGTTTTTCGGTACTTGGCCGCAGCGCGGTCATGATGAAGACATCCGGGCTCGGTCCGATCGGCACGTTGGTTGTGATCCCCAACACGCTGGGCGCCGCCGAACTGCTTATCGCTTACGGTACGCAGACACAGAAAGACAAGTACCTTCCGGGCCTGGCGCGCGGCGAATACGTCCCGTGCTTTGGCCTGACGGAGCCGACAGCGGGTTCGGACGCGGCATCGATCAAGGCCGAGGGCGTGGTGTTCGAAGGCGAGGACGGCGCGCCGCAGATTCGCATGAACTTCTCGAAGCGCTACATCACGCTGGCTCCCGTGGCCAACCTGGTTAGCCTGGCCTGTTCGTTGCACGATCCCGACAACCTGCTGGGCAAGGGCGAGCATCCAGGCATCAGCGTGGTGATGCTCGAGAAAGGCATGAAGGGGCTGCATCTGGGCGAACATCATCTGCCCATTTCGGCGTTCGATAACGGCACGATCATCGGCGAGGATGTGGTCGTGCCGGCCGAGAACATCGTCGGCGGCGCCGACGGCGCCGGCCAGGGCTGGCGAATGCTCATGGAGCAGCTCGGCGGCGGTCGGGCGGTGTCGCTGCCGGCCGGCGGCGTGGCGCTGACCAAAGCCAGTGCGGCGGCTGTCGGCCCCTACAGCATCGTGCGCGAACAGTTCGGCATCCCCATCGGTCTGATGGAAGGTGTAGAGGCGAAGGTGGCCGGTATCGCCGCGATGGCTTACACGATGGAATCGGCGCGGGTATACGTCTGCGCCGGGGTGGACAACGGCAATCACCCGCCGGTGATCTCGGCGATTCTCAAGCAGCAGACCACCGAAGTCGGGCAGCGAATGGTCACCGACGGCATGGACGTCATGGCCGGGGCCGGTGTCATGCAGGGCCCGAACAACATCCTCGGAGCCGGCTATATCGGTGCGCCGGTGAGCGTCACGGTTGAAGGCGCGAATATCTTGACGCGTACACTCATGATCTTTGGTCAGGGGGCAGTACGCTGTCACCCTTACGCGCTGCCCACGCTGAACGCGATTCAGAACGACGATGTGCCGGCGTTCCGCAAAGCCATCCTCGGCTGGCTCGGTCATTCGGCGATGAACTTCCTGCGCGGTGTGGTGCGCGGCCTGACCCGAGGGCGGACCGTTCGTAGCCCGGTGTCCGGCGAAACCGCACAGTATTTCCGCAAGCTTGGCTGGGCGGCGTCTCGGTTTGCGTTTCTCACCGATCTGGCGATGTTTTTGATCGGCGGCAAGCTCAAGCAGCGCGGCAAACTGTCCGGACGCTTCGCCGATGCGTTGTCCTGGATGCTGTTCGGTCTGACCACGTTGCGCCGTTTCGAGGCCGAGGGCGCCAGGAAGGAAGATCTGCCCGTCGTCCACTGGGCATTGCGCTACAGCCTGCTGCAGATACAGCAGGCTTTCGAAGGCATCTATGCGAACTTCGACGTGCCGGTACTGGGCTGGCTGATGCGCTATCCGGGGCGTTTCTGGCTGCGGATCAATCCGTTGTCCACCGGGCCGGGTGATCGAATGGACCGTGCCGTGGCCGCCGCGATTCAGGCGCCGGGCGAGCAGTACGAACGTATCGCGCTCGCCGGACTGGGCAACCCCGGCGCCGAAGAGCCCGGCATGGGGCGTCTGCTGCACGCCTGGCGACTGGTCAGTGCAGCGCAGGAGGCTACATTGAAGGTCAAAAAGGCGCTTCACAAGAAACAGATCAGCGCTCCGAGCCTGATCGAAGCACTTGATCCCGCCGTGGAAGCCGGCGTGATCGACAGCGAAGACGCGGATCGGATTCGCGACGCCGAGCGGGCCCGTCTGGATGCGATTCAGGTCGATACCTTCGATAAGGAAACCTACTACCGGGATGCTCAGGAGCCGGATACCGGCGCGTCACCGTCGCTGCCCCGAGCGGCCAACCAGTAG
- a CDS encoding TetR/AcrR family transcriptional regulator encodes MIDRYPRTTSERQRTLAQLDQATRERIEAAALELFSEREFHRVKLINIARDARISLQTLYKYYGSKETVLFASLDTWLGDLASRMIDHLQGIENFEDRLRKVFWVLLDYFERNPKVAQIILSSVYLNTWREDDTFRQPALMSVFLNVINEGRELGILTREVDEIEISDFIWGVANRVVAMWLVRGRKEPLAAKAPAMFGMVWRAIASERVLAERLLADQVPQRASAAG; translated from the coding sequence TTGATCGATCGATACCCACGAACCACCAGCGAACGCCAGCGCACGCTCGCCCAGCTCGACCAGGCCACGCGTGAACGGATCGAGGCCGCCGCGCTCGAGTTGTTCTCCGAGCGCGAGTTTCATCGGGTCAAGCTGATCAACATCGCGCGGGATGCACGCATCAGTCTGCAGACGCTGTACAAATATTATGGCAGCAAGGAAACCGTGCTGTTCGCGAGTCTGGACACCTGGCTGGGCGATCTGGCGAGCCGCATGATCGATCATCTTCAGGGGATCGAGAATTTCGAGGATCGTCTTCGCAAGGTGTTCTGGGTGCTGCTGGATTATTTCGAGCGCAACCCGAAGGTAGCGCAGATCATCCTGAGTTCGGTCTATCTCAACACCTGGCGAGAGGACGACACGTTCCGTCAGCCGGCGCTTATGTCGGTCTTTCTCAACGTGATCAACGAAGGACGCGAACTTGGCATCCTCACCCGCGAAGTCGACGAGATTGAGATCTCCGATTTCATCTGGGGTGTGGCCAATCGCGTGGTCGCCATGTGGCTGGTTCGAGGCCGCAAGGAGCCGCTCGCGGCCAAGGCGCCGGCGATGTTCGGTATGGTCTGGCGTGCCATCGCCAGCGAACGGGTGCTGGCCGAACGCCTGCTCGCGGATCAGGTGCCGCAGCGGGCCTCGGCCGCTGGCTAG
- a CDS encoding PilZ domain-containing protein — MMTEPNIASQSGIVRMDIADNDELYASYMPFVSNGGLFVHQETLGKARYDMGSDVFLLLHLAAQNERLPVAGKVIWLTPRSAGIQRPAGIGIQFSAQDNGTTQRRIETLLAGMLETARPTFTL, encoded by the coding sequence ATGATGACCGAACCGAACATCGCCAGCCAGTCCGGCATCGTGCGCATGGACATCGCCGACAACGACGAACTCTATGCCTCGTACATGCCGTTCGTCAGCAATGGCGGCTTGTTCGTGCATCAGGAGACCCTCGGGAAGGCGCGGTACGATATGGGGAGCGACGTGTTCCTGTTGTTGCACCTTGCGGCACAGAACGAACGATTGCCGGTGGCCGGCAAGGTGATCTGGCTGACGCCGCGCTCGGCCGGCATACAGCGACCCGCCGGCATCGGTATCCAGTTCTCCGCTCAGGACAACGGCACCACGCAACGGCGTATCGAGACACTACTGGCCGGTATGCTCGAGACGGCCCGGCCAACGTTCACGCTATAG
- the holB gene encoding DNA polymerase III subunit delta' — protein sequence MSSDASGILPAWQAELWSHFAHAIERDRVAHGLLVCGPPGVGKRLFADHMMAALLCRERSDAGEACGVCAACRQVAAATHPDISRLVPEEPGRQIKVEQVRAFTRRLYLTPQYDSGRVGWIEPAEQLSPSAANSLLKTLEEPPPNCHILLITNHVSALMPTIRSRCQLWRVPPPSADMARMWFEAQEVDTAGLDADSLRTPFAVQDRRERDYDGLSRSWDDALSAVIRNRQDVSSVAEGMARQPVDLWLDWLYRRAAALMAVALNDERDTTLPRTLLQIAHRLDPAALQPWLAQVAEAARLAGTNADWQLVIESVLLDLKASLKRRPATS from the coding sequence GTGAGTAGCGACGCATCCGGCATATTGCCGGCCTGGCAGGCCGAGTTGTGGTCTCATTTCGCCCACGCCATCGAACGCGACCGCGTGGCGCACGGGCTGCTCGTTTGCGGGCCGCCGGGCGTGGGCAAGCGCCTGTTCGCCGATCACATGATGGCGGCGTTGCTGTGTCGCGAACGCAGCGATGCCGGCGAGGCCTGCGGCGTGTGCGCTGCCTGTCGACAGGTGGCCGCTGCGACACACCCGGATATATCGCGTCTCGTGCCGGAGGAGCCTGGCCGGCAGATCAAGGTCGAACAGGTGCGTGCGTTCACGCGCCGACTGTACTTGACGCCGCAGTACGACAGTGGACGGGTCGGCTGGATCGAGCCGGCCGAACAGTTATCGCCCAGCGCGGCCAACAGCCTGCTCAAGACGCTCGAGGAACCGCCGCCGAACTGCCATATCCTGCTTATTACCAACCATGTCTCCGCGCTCATGCCTACCATACGCAGCCGGTGCCAGCTCTGGCGGGTTCCACCGCCGTCCGCGGACATGGCGCGCATGTGGTTCGAGGCGCAGGAAGTGGATACTGCGGGGTTGGACGCAGACAGTCTGCGCACACCGTTTGCGGTCCAGGATCGGCGTGAACGCGATTACGATGGCTTGTCACGAAGCTGGGACGATGCGCTGTCGGCGGTGATCCGCAACCGGCAGGATGTCTCCAGCGTTGCCGAGGGCATGGCAAGACAGCCGGTCGATCTGTGGCTGGACTGGCTCTATCGCCGTGCGGCGGCGCTGATGGCGGTGGCCCTGAACGACGAGCGCGATACGACGTTGCCGCGAACGCTGCTACAGATTGCACACCGGCTGGATCCGGCCGCGCTTCAGCCCTGGTTGGCCCAGGTCGCCGAGGCCGCCCGACTGGCAGGTACTAACGCCGACTGGCAGCTGGTGATAGAGTCGGTTCTGCTCGATTTGAAGGCATCGCTCAAACGCAGGCCAGCGACATCATGA
- the tmk gene encoding dTMP kinase, whose product MAATTDKPGRLITLEGGEGAGKSSQLATVADAIGQAGYEVVQTREPGGTALGEAVRAVLMADFDTPMPAMSELLLMFAARAAHLDEVIEPALARGAWVVSDRFTDASFAYQGQGRGLGDAAVATLEALVQGDRRPDGVLLFDLPVEAGLARAGRRGEANRFDRETLAFHDTVRAAYRARAAAAPDRYRIIRADAEWQDVADQIRRAIAEWL is encoded by the coding sequence ATGGCGGCCACGACAGACAAGCCGGGACGACTGATCACGCTGGAGGGGGGTGAGGGCGCCGGCAAGTCCAGCCAGCTGGCGACGGTGGCCGATGCGATCGGCCAAGCTGGCTACGAGGTGGTACAGACCCGCGAACCCGGTGGAACGGCCCTCGGCGAAGCCGTACGTGCTGTTCTCATGGCCGATTTCGACACGCCGATGCCGGCCATGAGCGAGCTGCTGCTGATGTTCGCCGCCCGGGCTGCGCATCTGGACGAGGTTATCGAGCCAGCGCTTGCGCGCGGCGCCTGGGTCGTCAGCGACCGTTTTACCGATGCCAGCTTTGCCTATCAGGGCCAGGGGCGGGGGCTCGGTGATGCAGCGGTGGCAACCCTCGAAGCGCTGGTTCAGGGCGACAGACGGCCGGACGGCGTGCTGTTGTTCGATCTGCCGGTCGAGGCCGGCCTGGCCCGCGCCGGGCGCCGCGGTGAGGCCAACCGATTCGATCGAGAGACGCTGGCGTTCCATGACACCGTGCGCGCCGCATACCGCGCCCGAGCGGCGGCCGCGCCCGACCGTTATCGGATCATTCGGGCCGATGCCGAATGGCAGGACGTCGCCGACCAGATACGACGCGCGATCGCGGAGTGGCTGTGA
- the mltG gene encoding endolytic transglycosylase MltG, whose translation MKRAALLFFLIVLIGGGLLAADAWRFFSTPLANQSGQLITVEPGMSFRAISKRLVDDGIMVKPRDARYLSLYARATGTASRIKAGEYVVPARQTPAHLVELLVSGKTRQYRMTLVEGWRFREFRQLIADSDALDHRLTGKSDEQLMAAIGHPGEMPEGRFMPDTYLYPRGMTDIDFLKRAYDAMQQYLDKAWAERSDETAVDTPYQALILASIVEKETAVPAERTRIAGVFTRRLKKGMLLQTDPTVIYGIENYDGNIRRADLRRDTPYNTYTRPGLPPTPIAMPSRESIHAALHPDAGTALYFVSRGDGSHVFSDTLAEHNRAVDKYQRGS comes from the coding sequence TTGAAACGGGCCGCGCTCCTCTTTTTCCTGATCGTACTGATCGGCGGCGGCCTGCTCGCGGCCGATGCCTGGCGTTTTTTCAGCACGCCGCTGGCCAATCAGTCCGGTCAGTTGATCACGGTAGAGCCGGGCATGAGTTTTCGGGCGATCTCCAAGCGTCTGGTCGATGACGGCATCATGGTCAAGCCGCGCGATGCCCGGTACCTGTCGCTTTATGCCCGCGCCACCGGCACGGCCAGCCGTATCAAGGCCGGCGAATATGTCGTGCCAGCTCGACAGACGCCGGCGCATCTGGTCGAGCTTCTGGTCTCGGGCAAGACGCGGCAGTACCGGATGACATTGGTCGAAGGCTGGCGCTTCCGTGAGTTTCGGCAGTTGATCGCGGACAGCGACGCGCTCGATCACCGGTTGACGGGCAAAAGTGACGAACAACTCATGGCGGCCATCGGCCATCCGGGTGAAATGCCGGAGGGGCGTTTCATGCCCGATACGTATCTATATCCGCGGGGAATGACGGATATCGACTTCCTGAAGCGGGCCTATGATGCCATGCAGCAGTACCTGGACAAGGCCTGGGCCGAGCGCTCCGACGAGACGGCGGTCGACACCCCTTATCAGGCGCTGATTCTGGCCTCGATCGTGGAAAAGGAAACCGCGGTGCCGGCCGAGCGGACACGCATCGCCGGCGTATTCACCCGGCGCCTGAAAAAAGGGATGCTCCTGCAAACCGATCCGACCGTGATCTACGGCATCGAAAACTACGACGGCAACATCCGTCGCGCCGATCTGCGCCGGGATACGCCGTACAACACCTATACGCGGCCCGGTTTGCCGCCGACGCCGATCGCCATGCCGTCTCGTGAATCGATCCATGCGGCGCTGCATCCGGACGCCGGGACGGCGCTTTATTTCGTCTCGCGAGGCGACGGCAGCCACGTGTTCTCCGATACGCTCGCCGAACACAACCGGGCGGTCGACAAATACCAGCGCGGTTCCTGA